The following nucleotide sequence is from Nitrospirota bacterium.
CCATGCTTCAGAGCTTACACCCTGAGGAAAAGCATACGGAATGCCCGAACTGTTCTTCAAAGGAAGTGAAAAAGGCCATGTCGTCCTTTAGCTGCTCAACCGGACCGGGAAGCGG
It contains:
- a CDS encoding zinc ribbon domain-containing protein → MPIYEYICLKCNNRFAMLQSLHPEEKHTECPNCSSKEVKKAMSSFSCSTGPGSGFSPSTPSHGFGGGGG